The Chryseobacterium indologenes genomic sequence ATTGACCCGCAAAGGTTTCGGCATATCGTCCCATAGCTGGGATCATCCCAAATACGGGGATTTGTCATTGGAACAACAGATGGAAACCACCGACAAGACTTTCGCTTATTTAAAAGAAAATGGGTTTCTTTATGAGACATTTGCATTTCCTTTTACTGATTTTCAGGTGAAAAAAAATTTTTTTGACGAGCTCTTTAAAAATGAAGAAATATACTGTAGTTTTGGATGTGCCGGGGTAAAGCTCGACACCGTACAAAATAATTTTCAAAGGATTCCCATGGAAATGGGGGAGAGTGGAGCAAAAATTTTGAAGAAGGAAATAGTTTATTTCAAAATGAAAAAGCTGATCCGTAAAAATACGATAGAAAGAAAATGATGCAACTGAAAACATTCAACAGAAAAGAACTGGAAGACTTTATATCATCCGGTGATTTCGAGCAATATGATTTTCTTCCCATTACCAGACATCGTGCGGTATCCCAGATTAATAATCCAAAAGCATCAGACGACCAGACTTTACTCATTCTGGCTTTTGATGATGAGAAACTCATAGGATATGTAGGATGTTTTCCAGATTATTTTATCGTTGATGGTAAAACAGTCCGTTACGCCTGGCTCAGCACACTCTACGCCAACCCCGCATTCAGGAAAAAAAGACCGGCAAAGGCTCTTCTGAAAAGGGTTTTTGAAGAATATGAAGGACGGATTGTAATCACCGAGTTTACAAGAGAAGCAGAAGCATTGTATAATATTGCGGGAGCTTTTGACTATGTTTTTCCGAAAGAAGGAAAGCGGTATTACTTCAGAACAGACGCCGCAACTATAATTCCTGAGAAAAAGCCTGGGACCCAAAAATACAAACCTTTCTTTAAGGTTCTGGATGCTATTGCCAATTTTTTCATCTCCGCAAAGAACGTACTGATTAAAAAGCCTGACTTTCATTATGAAATTCTTAGTTCGGCCGATCAAGAAATCGTAGATTTTATCAATGAATTCCCCAGCCACCGTACCGCAGAAGAAATTAATGTTTTTATAGAAAACCCATGGGTATTGGAAGGAGATAAAGACGACAGATATCTCTTCTCAAGCTATGCCAGGACTTTTAGGTTTTTCTGGGTAAAAATTTTTGATGAAAATAATAAACTTACCACATGTTTTCTGCTTCAGCTCCGTGATGGATATCTAAAAATACCGTACCTGTTTACCCAAACAGATCAAAGCAGAATCATCCGTTTCTTAAACTATTTTATTGTGAAAAATAAAGTGAAAGCTCTGACAAGCTATCACACAGAACTCAACGAAGCGATAAAAGGTTCTAAAACATTTCCTACAATTCATGAACGCAGTTTTAAGAGGGAGTATCTCTTTCATCAACAATTGCTCAGGGATCTTCCGAAGGATTTTAATCCCTACTACCAGGACGGGGATGGAGACTGTATGATGACATAATCACTGTAGAAGGTAAAAAAATCCGCCCAATGTTGAGCGGATTGTATGTTTAGTGTCCGAAGATATCTTTTAAACTTACCTCTGTGAATGTTCCCATTTTATTCACAGCGTCCATATTCAGGTTTTCTTTTTTACCAATAATGGCGGTATTAAAATGTACTGACTGAATGTCTTTCTGATAGAATTCTTTAAGATCCTCAAATTTCAGATCTTGAATCTGCTCGTAGATATCTTTTCGGAAATCATGATCAATATTCAGTTTCTTCAGTCTTAAAGTATTGAAAAATATATTGTTTCGCGTTACCCTCGTTGAGGCAATCTGCTTTAAGGCAGCATTTTTGGCATTTTCAAACTGGATAGTCACTTCAGGAAGCTCATTCATTAGTTCGTTCAAAGTATCTACGGCAATCATCAGCTTGTCCGGCTGGGTGCCGATATAAGTGGTAATATAATCCGGATGCTTTAATTCTGAATTGGCAGCATAAGAAACATAGGCAGAATAAGCAAGACTCTTACTCTCACGGATCTCCTGGAAGACAATGGAAGATAATCCTCTGCCGAAATATTCATTGAAAACATTGATTTTTCCAAAGTCTGAAGGATTCACCAGATGTCCTTTCCCTATTTTGCTCATTTCCATTTGAACCATATCATAGTTGATAAAATAAACATTCCCTCCTGTGTCAGGTTCAGGGTATTGTTTGGGTTCCGGAATTTGAAGACTTTCATTCTCAGTGTATTTACCAATATATCCTTTAAATCCTTCAAAATCTTTTCCATAGAAAAAGATCTGATAAGGATAACTGAAAAGGTTTTTCATCCGGTCGGTAAATACTTCAGCTTTACTGTTTTCAAGTTCTTCTTTAGATATAACATCCGTAAAACGGGAGTAGCTTCCTAACTTTGTATAATTCGTCAGGGCGGTCATGATACGGTTTTTATCTTTTTTAATAGCTTGTCTGTTTTCCAGGACGGTTCCTACAAATTGATTGTAAACCTCCTGATCAGGCTGTACATTATGCATCCAGCTTTGCAGGAGCTCAATACCTTTTTCAATATTTTCTTCCAATCCGCTTAATGTGATAAGAAGCTGGTCGTTGGTCGTTTTAAAATCATTGCTGATCCCGATCTTGAAAAACTCTTTTTTCAACTCTTCAGGCGAAAGACGATCAGTACCCAGATATTGAAGCAGCTGGGTTGAGATTCCTAAATCTCTGTCATGATCGCTTCCGAAAGGGAAAATGAAATGCACCTGGGCAATATCATTATATTTATTTTTAACAAAGCTTATCTTTTTACCCTTGATCGTATCCGTAGCAATCTCCTTTTGATAGTCAATGAATTCAGGTTTTATATCCTCAGTTTTTTCCGTTACAATTTCACTTAAAAACGCTGACTGGGCCTCACGGTTGATTTTCACAGGAGTAATACCGGGATTTTCAACCCTTACAAGTTTATCATTAACGCCTTTCTCTTTATTGACAACGACGTAATTTTCCTTAAAAAATTCGTTGGCAAAAGCAATGACATCATCTTTGGTAAAACGTGCATATTCATCCATTTCGTTCAGTTCCTGTTCCCAGGTTCTTCCTTTGATATACGTATCGTAAAGATTAGTAGCAAGGCCATCAGCCGTTTCAAGTCCTTTCATCCGTTGAAGCTTAAAATCATTGATGATCGCAGGGAGCATCCAATCCGGAAAATCCCCTTTTTTGATCAGTTCAATTTCTTCAAGAACCATTTCTCTGGCTTCCTCCAGGCTTTGTGTTTCTTTTGGAACAGCTACAATAGAAAAATACCCGTATTGCTTTAGCCCGACGGAAAAGGCCTGTGCCCAAAGCATTTTTTGTGTCTGGTTGATGTGAAGATCCAATAAACCGGCTTCACCTCTGTTGCTGAGAATATTGGCAACAACGTCTGCAAGCATCGCTTCACGCGTACCATAGCTGTCAGTCCTCCATGCCAGTTGAACACGTGGAGTAGTAGGGCTTTTTACCGTTCTTTCTACAATCTCTGTCATTGGTGATTCAATGACCGGTGTTTTAGCTGGAAGTTCTTTATAGGGTAAAGCCCCGAAATATTGATCTATTAATAAGATGGTTTCTTCAAAATCAAGATCACCTACCAATACCATTGCATAGTTATTAGGAACATAATATTCGTTAAAATACTTGTGAATAGCCTTCATTGATGGGTTTTTCAAGTGCTCCGGTTTCCCTAATGTTGTTTGTTGCCCGTTGGGGTGAGTCGGGAAAAGAGCGGCCATCAGTTCATAATTCACAAGTCTTGTGTCATTATCCTGCGCCCTGTTGAATTCTTCATATACCGATTCCAGTTCAGTGTGGAAAAGACGGAGTACAATTTCAGAAAATCTTTCTTTTTCTATTTTTAACCATTTTTCAAGCTCATTATTCGGAATATTGTTTTTATAAACCGTTTCGTCAAACCATGTATGGGCATTGGTTCCGCTTGCCCCCAAAGATGAAATTGCTTTATCATATTCGTTCGCAATGGCATACTGGCTGGCTTCCTGGGAAACTTCATCTATTTTTTTATAGATTTCTTTCTTTTTTTCAGGGTTTTGCTCTGCCTTATGCTGCTCATATAGCTCGGAGATCTGATCCAGAAGTTCACTTTCTTTCTTCCAGTTTTGAGTCCCGATTTTAGAAGTTCCCTTAAACATCATATGCTCAAGATAATGAGCAAGTCCGGTGTTATCTGCCGGGTCATTATTACTTCCCGTTCTTACAGGAATGAAGGTTTGTATCCTTGGAGCATCAGAATTTTGGGCAAGAAAAACTTTGAGACCATTTTTCAATGTATAGATTCTTACCTTATTTTCATCATGGGTTACTGTAATATATTCGTATTGATTAGTATCTGTATGAACTGTTTCTTTGTATTTTCTGTCTATCATATAAACTCATTTCATCCCTTATCGATCCGGAATGCTTTACAAATGTAAGCAATCATAAAAAAAGTTCCTTATTTTTTATCATTATTACATCTATTATCCCGGTTGAAAACTTAAATCAGTACATTTAAAAGATATCCATCTCCCAATCGAAAAAGAGTAGTTGTTCTTAATATGTTCAATCTTTTAACCTTTCAGCTTTAACCTCACTCATGCTCCTGTCATCGCATAGTACAGCCAAAATCATGTATACTATCATATTCTATATAGAGTAAAACCATACATATATAATAATATAATTCGTCATCATCTTTGCAGTTCATTTTAGTGGTAAAAATGTTATTCCATAGCAGCGGGCTAAAGCCCTCTCAATAGAGTATCCTTTAAAATCAGGCTTTAGCCCAAACGTAAAACCTTTCCAAGACCATCCTCACGAAACTTATCGCCCCATACAGCCCTTACTCTCGCTATACTATATAATAAAGCATAACCATCTGCGCCAACCCGCAAGAATAACGGAAGATTTTATCCATTTTCAATATTCCTCTTCCTTCTTATATATATGTACCCAAAATTTTCCCTTCCAACCCCATTTTTCCCTGCTATTTTCGAGCCCTCCCACATTCCGGCGTCTCCCTTCAAACATTTGTTTAAAATTTTTCTCCCTGCCTTCCAATGGTTTACCCTCCAATATTACAATAAAGTAAAATTTATGTTACATAAACTTGCGGGGTATTGAGGAAGTCTCTATCTTTGCCCCACTGAAAAACGAAAGACATTCAGTAAGCGCAGAAGGGCTTTTAGATAAGCAAAAACAAAATACTCTTAAAAGAAACAGACGAAAAAAAACTTCAAAACTTTTTACAAAAAAAAGTTGCCGGTTAAAAAAGAGTTTGTATCTTTGCAGTCCCAATTAGAGGGAGCGCAGGAGTAGAGGGATTAAGGTTTCGAGAAGGGTTTAGGGTTACACAATAAACTTTAAATTTTCTTCAAAAAACATTTGGTCAATTCAAAATAAAGTTTTACTTTTGCACTCGCAAATACGGAGCAACACTGACAGAAAGATTGTTTCGTTATAAAGCGGAAGATATAAAGATCATTGACATACAATATAACAACCAAGTAAGGAAAAACTAAAGCGTTAAAAACTTTGAGTGAGTCAGACAAACATACAATGGAGAGTTTGATCCTGGCTCAGGATGAACGCTAGCGGGAGGCCTAACACATGCAAGCCGAGCGGTAGAGATCTTTCGGGATCTTGAGAGCGGCGTACGGGTGCGGAACACGTGTGCAACCTGCCTTTATCTGGGGGATAGCCTTTCGAAAGGAAGATTAATACCCCATAATATGTTGGATGGCATCATTCGACATTGAAAACTCCGGTGGATAGAGATGGGCACGCGCAAGATTAGATAGTTGGTGAGGTAACGGCTCACCAAGTCTGCGATCTTTAGGGGGCCTGAGAGGGTGATCCCCCACACTGGTACTGAGACACGGACCAGACTCCTACGGGAGGCAGCAGTGAGGAATATTGGACAATGGGTGAGAGCCTGATCCAGCCATCCCGCGTGAAGGACGACGGCCCTATGGGTTGTAAACTTCTTTTGTATAGGGATAAACCTACTCTCGTGAGAGTAGCTGAAGGTACTATACGAATAAGCACCGGCTAACTCCGTGCCAGCAGCCGCGGTAATACGGAGGGTGCAAGCGTTATCCGGATTTATTGGGTTTAAAGGGTCCGTAGGCGGATCTGTAAGTCAGTGGTGAAATCTCACAGCTTAACTGTGAAACTGCCATTGATACTGCAGGTCTTGAGTGTTGTTGAAGTAGCTGGAATAAGTAGTGTAGCGGTGAAATGCATAGATATTACTTAGAACACCAATTGCGAAGGCAGGTTACTAAGCAACAACTGACGCTGATGGACGAAAGCGTGGGGAGCGAACAGGATTAGATACCCTGGTAGTCCACGCCGTAAACGATGCTAACTCGTTTTTGGGCTTTCGGGTTCAGAGACTAAGCGAAAGTGATAAGTTAGCCACCTGGGGAGTACGAACGCAAGTTTGAAACTCAAAGGAATTGACGGGGGCCCGCACAAGCGGTGGATTATGTGGTTTAATTCGATGATACGCGAGGAACCTTACCAAGGCTTAAATGGGAAATGACAGGTTTAGAAATAGACTTTTCTTCGGACATTTTTCAAGGTGCTGCATGGTTGTCGTCAGCTCGTGCCGTGAGGTGTTAGGTTAAGTCCTGCAACGAGCGCAACCCCTGTCACTAGTTGCCATCATTAAGTTGGGGACTCTAGTGAGACTGCCTACGCAAGTAGAGAGGAAGGTGGGGATGACGTCAAATCATCACGGCCCTTACGCCTTGGGCCACACACGTAATACAATGGCCGGTACAGAGGGCAGCTACACAGCGATGTGATGCAAATCTCGAAAGCCGGTCTCAGTTCGGATTGGAGTCTGCAACTCGACTCTATGAAGCTGGAATCGCTAGTAATCGCGCATCAGCCATGGCGCGGTGAATACGTTCCCGGGCCTTGTACACACCGCCCGTCAAGCCATGGAAGTCTGGGGTACCTGAAGTCGGTGACCGTAACAGGAGCTGCCTAGGGTAAAACAGGTAACTAGGGCTAAGTCGTAACAAGGTAGCCGTACCGGAAGGTGCGGCTGGAACATCTCATTTTAGAGCGTCTTAAAGACGATAAAAAAATTAGTATCGCAAGATACAGTACTTACTTAAAGTTCAGGCTTTAGTTTTTATTTGGTTGATATATAACAATACAAAACCCACTAGAAATTAGTAAAGGGATTGAGATACAAGAGCCCAGAGCGAAGAACCAAGACGAATGAAAGTCTTGTATCTAGCATCTAGGATCTGTAAGTCTAAAAAGACAGTCTCGTAGCTCAGCTGGTTAGAGCGCTACACTGATAATGTAGAGGTCGGCAGTTCGAGCCTGCCCGAGACTACTAATTAAAAGACGGGAAGACATCAGATATGAGACATCAGACATTTAAGTCTGAGATCTGGGATCTGATATCTGAAGTCTACTAGCGGGGAATTAGCTCAGCTGGCTAGAGCGCCTGCCTTGCACGCAGGAGGTCAAGGGTTCGACTCCCTTATTCTCCACAGTTTTGTGAGTTTGATTTAAAAGTTACGGATGGAGCCAAAAACAACATCTGTTTATCAGACGAGCAAGAAGCAATTAAGATCATTGACATTAACGGTAAAGACATCACAAAGAGATAACCGAGCACTTTCGAGTGCGAAGTTTAAAAATATTAATTAGCATTGAATGCTAATGACAAAACTAAACTAATATAATTATTAGGAAAGAAATCGTTAAGGGCGTATGGCGGATGCCTAGGCTTTCAGAGGCGAAGAAGGACGTGGTAAGCTGCGAAAAGCTGCGGGGATTGGCACACACGAATTGATCCGCAGATGTCCGAATGGGGCAACCCGGCATGTTGAAGACATGTCATCCCTTAGGGGAAGCAAACCCGGAGAACTGAAACATCTAAGTACCCGGAGGAAAAGAAATCGAAGAGATTCCGTAAGTAGTGGCGAGCGAAAGCGGATTAGCCCAAAAGTCTTTTTATATTTAGAAGAATGTTCTGGAAAGAACAGCCATAGACGGTGATAGCCCGGTATTCGAAAGGTATATTAAGATGATAAATGAGTAGGGCGGGACACGTGAAATCCTGTCTGAATATGGGGGGACCATCCTCCAAGGCTAAATACTCCTGAAAGACCGATAGTGAACAAGTACTGTGAAGGAAAGGTGAAAAGCACTTCGAATAGAAGGGTGAAATAGAACCTGAAACCGTACGCCTACAAGCGGTCGGAGCAGCGTAATGCTGTGACGGCGTGCCTTTTGCATAATGAGCCTACGAGTTAATTTTACTAGCGAGGTTAAGGTATTAAGTACCGGAGCCGGAGCGAAAGCGAGTCTGAATAGGGCGCATAGTTAGTAGGATTAGACGCGAAACCTTGTGATCTACCCATGGGCAGGTTGAAGCTCTGGTAACACAGAGTGGAGGACCGAACCGGTTGACGTTGAAAAGTCTTCGGATGACCTGTGGGTAGGGGTGAAAGGCCAATCAAACTGGGAGATAGCTCGTACTCTCCGAAATGCATTTAGGTGCAGCGTCGTATATAAGTTTATTAGAGGTAGAGCTACTGATTGGATGCGGGGGTTTCACCGCCTACCAATTCCTGACAAACTCCGAATGCTAATAAATGTTCTACGGCAGTGAGGGCATGGGTGCTAAGGTCCATGTCCGAGAGGGAAAGAACCCAGACCAACAGCTAAGGTCCCCAAATATATGTTAAGTTGAAGCAACGCGGTTGGACTGCATTGACAGCTAGGATGTTGGCTTGGAAGCAGCCATTCATTTAAAGAGTGCGTAACAGCTCACTAGTCGAGCGGTCCGGCATGGATAATAATCGGGCATAAACATATTACCGAAGCTATGGATTTGTATTTAAGATACATCTGGTAGGAGAGCATTCTATTTGCGCCGAAGCAGTACTGTGAGGTATTGTGGAGCGGATAGAAAAGAAAATGTAGGCATAAGTAACGATAAAGCAGGCGAGAAACCTGCTCACCGAAAGACTAAGGTTTCCTCAGCCATGCTAATCAGCTGAGGGTTAGTCGGGACCTAACGCGAACCCGAAAGGGGTAGTGGATGGACAATGGGTTAATATTCCCATACTTGCTCACACTAAAAAGGGGACGGAGTGCCGTACTTACTGGAGACTGACGGAATAGTCAAGGCCTAGCCTTCGGGCGAAGCTGCTGTAGGGAAAGTGCTTCCAAGAAAAGCCGAAGTG encodes the following:
- a CDS encoding GNAT family N-acetyltransferase — translated: MMQLKTFNRKELEDFISSGDFEQYDFLPITRHRAVSQINNPKASDDQTLLILAFDDEKLIGYVGCFPDYFIVDGKTVRYAWLSTLYANPAFRKKRPAKALLKRVFEEYEGRIVITEFTREAEALYNIAGAFDYVFPKEGKRYYFRTDAATIIPEKKPGTQKYKPFFKVLDAIANFFISAKNVLIKKPDFHYEILSSADQEIVDFINEFPSHRTAEEINVFIENPWVLEGDKDDRYLFSSYARTFRFFWVKIFDENNKLTTCFLLQLRDGYLKIPYLFTQTDQSRIIRFLNYFIVKNKVKALTSYHTELNEAIKGSKTFPTIHERSFKREYLFHQQLLRDLPKDFNPYYQDGDGDCMMT
- a CDS encoding insulinase family protein; translated protein: MIDRKYKETVHTDTNQYEYITVTHDENKVRIYTLKNGLKVFLAQNSDAPRIQTFIPVRTGSNNDPADNTGLAHYLEHMMFKGTSKIGTQNWKKESELLDQISELYEQHKAEQNPEKKKEIYKKIDEVSQEASQYAIANEYDKAISSLGASGTNAHTWFDETVYKNNIPNNELEKWLKIEKERFSEIVLRLFHTELESVYEEFNRAQDNDTRLVNYELMAALFPTHPNGQQTTLGKPEHLKNPSMKAIHKYFNEYYVPNNYAMVLVGDLDFEETILLIDQYFGALPYKELPAKTPVIESPMTEIVERTVKSPTTPRVQLAWRTDSYGTREAMLADVVANILSNRGEAGLLDLHINQTQKMLWAQAFSVGLKQYGYFSIVAVPKETQSLEEAREMVLEEIELIKKGDFPDWMLPAIINDFKLQRMKGLETADGLATNLYDTYIKGRTWEQELNEMDEYARFTKDDVIAFANEFFKENYVVVNKEKGVNDKLVRVENPGITPVKINREAQSAFLSEIVTEKTEDIKPEFIDYQKEIATDTIKGKKISFVKNKYNDIAQVHFIFPFGSDHDRDLGISTQLLQYLGTDRLSPEELKKEFFKIGISNDFKTTNDQLLITLSGLEENIEKGIELLQSWMHNVQPDQEVYNQFVGTVLENRQAIKKDKNRIMTALTNYTKLGSYSRFTDVISKEELENSKAEVFTDRMKNLFSYPYQIFFYGKDFEGFKGYIGKYTENESLQIPEPKQYPEPDTGGNVYFINYDMVQMEMSKIGKGHLVNPSDFGKINVFNEYFGRGLSSIVFQEIRESKSLAYSAYVSYAANSELKHPDYITTYIGTQPDKLMIAVDTLNELMNELPEVTIQFENAKNAALKQIASTRVTRNNIFFNTLRLKKLNIDHDFRKDIYEQIQDLKFEDLKEFYQKDIQSVHFNTAIIGKKENLNMDAVNKMGTFTEVSLKDIFGH